One segment of Polyangiaceae bacterium DNA contains the following:
- the nusB gene encoding transcription antitermination factor NusB yields the protein MGSRTMAREAALQMLYAHEATDTPVDRVIFDYWREMPGDAEGRTYADKLVAGVSADLANLDERIRSASTNWRLERMTRVDRNLLRLGAWEITHELDVPRAVIIDEVVELAKRFSTEESSAFVNGVLDRIAEDAGRQDDGTP from the coding sequence ATGGGCTCTCGCACGATGGCCCGCGAGGCCGCGCTGCAGATGCTGTACGCCCACGAGGCCACGGACACGCCAGTAGACCGCGTGATCTTCGACTACTGGCGCGAGATGCCGGGGGACGCCGAGGGCCGCACCTACGCCGACAAGCTGGTGGCCGGCGTCAGCGCCGATCTGGCGAATCTCGACGAGCGCATCAGGAGCGCCAGTACCAATTGGCGCCTCGAACGCATGACTCGTGTGGACCGCAATCTCCTGCGCTTGGGAGCTTGGGAGATCACCCACGAGCTGGACGTGCCACGAGCCGTGATTATCGACGAGGTCGTGGAGCTGGCGAAGCGCTTCAGCACCGAGGAGAGCAGTGCTTTCGTCAACGGGGTGCTCGATCGCATCGCCGAGGATGCCGGGCGCCAAGACGACGGAACGCCCTGA
- the ribB gene encoding 3,4-dihydroxy-2-butanone-4-phosphate synthase yields the protein MASAPSVPPQQLDIDPEPLARVRHAIAQIRAGKMVILVDDEDRENEGDLTMAAECVTAEAINFMAKWGRGLICLTMTESQVERLELPMMHAPGRSGPPLGTAFTVSVEAREGVTTGISAADRAHTVRVAIAKDAKPSDLVTPGHVFPLRACRGGVLVRAGQTEGSVDLARLAGLTPAGVICEIMNDDGTMARMPDLESFAREHQLEIVTIADMICYRLQTEKLIERAYESEIVLDQTGTSWRAIVYVSQVDDRQLLALVRGEVRTEESVLCRMHAGSTLADTFSSTVSEGRRNLEEAIGHIEKEGRGVVVYLPPRGDISVELRALSAKLKSSPVAAGKPMERAHGGTLREYGLGAQVLRELGVRRLRLLTNNPRKIAGIHGYGLEVTESVALGASG from the coding sequence ATGGCTAGCGCACCCAGCGTCCCGCCCCAGCAACTGGACATCGATCCCGAGCCCTTGGCGCGTGTGCGGCACGCAATCGCCCAGATTCGTGCGGGGAAGATGGTGATCCTCGTCGACGACGAGGATCGCGAGAACGAAGGCGATCTGACGATGGCTGCGGAGTGCGTCACTGCCGAAGCCATCAACTTCATGGCGAAGTGGGGGCGCGGGCTGATCTGCCTCACGATGACTGAATCCCAGGTCGAGCGTCTCGAGCTGCCGATGATGCATGCACCGGGTCGCTCCGGTCCGCCCTTGGGCACCGCCTTCACCGTGAGCGTGGAAGCGCGCGAAGGCGTGACCACGGGCATCAGTGCAGCGGATCGCGCGCACACGGTTCGAGTGGCCATCGCCAAGGACGCCAAACCCAGCGACTTGGTCACGCCGGGTCACGTGTTTCCGCTGCGCGCGTGCCGCGGCGGCGTGCTGGTGCGCGCGGGCCAGACCGAGGGCTCCGTGGATCTGGCGCGGCTGGCCGGACTCACCCCCGCCGGCGTGATCTGCGAGATCATGAACGACGACGGCACCATGGCTCGCATGCCGGACCTGGAGTCCTTCGCGCGCGAGCATCAGCTGGAGATCGTCACCATCGCGGACATGATCTGCTATCGGCTGCAGACCGAGAAGCTGATCGAGCGAGCTTACGAGTCGGAGATCGTGCTCGACCAGACCGGCACGAGCTGGCGAGCCATCGTCTACGTCAGCCAAGTCGACGATCGCCAGCTGCTGGCTTTGGTGCGAGGAGAGGTGCGCACCGAGGAGTCCGTGCTGTGCCGCATGCACGCCGGCTCAACCTTGGCAGACACCTTCAGCTCCACCGTCAGCGAGGGTCGTCGCAATCTCGAAGAAGCGATTGGCCACATCGAGAAGGAAGGCCGCGGTGTGGTGGTGTACCTGCCTCCGCGCGGCGACATCAGCGTGGAGCTGCGCGCGCTTTCCGCCAAGCTGAAGAGCTCGCCGGTGGCAGCAGGCAAGCCGATGGAGCGAGCGCACGGTGGTACGTTGCGTGAGTATGGTTTGGGTGCTCAGGTGCTCAGGGAGCTCGGGGTTCGGCGCCTGCGCTTGCTCACCAACAATCCGCGAAAAATCGCTGGGATCCACGGGTATGGCCTGGAGGTGACGGAGAGCGTCGCCCTCGGCGCCAGCGGCTGA
- a CDS encoding ArsA family ATPase, with protein MSPLENRRFLFITGKGGVGKTTVTAALAARLAAQGKRVLITACDAKERISTLFGADPMSPEVRPLAQGVWGVKLTPEVALREYGGMILKSQAVYGAVFDNNYVRSFFAGVPGLFEWAMLGKAWFHSTELMEDGRHRFDIVLFDAPATGHGLDMLRVPKIIVEVVPPGVLRRDAERAWQMFQDPTATGVVVVTIPEEMPTNETLELLEALDQELDLPVAHVVINAVIPTLFSDDERTELLEDRTLNKELPGTAAVACGVRRAIRERVQERALARLREVAHPRVELPWLPGDATTPAAVKTLADIIIARN; from the coding sequence ATGAGCCCTCTCGAAAACCGGCGATTCCTGTTCATTACGGGAAAAGGCGGGGTCGGCAAGACGACGGTGACGGCGGCCCTCGCGGCACGCCTTGCCGCTCAGGGCAAGCGCGTGTTGATCACCGCTTGCGACGCGAAGGAGCGAATCAGCACTTTGTTCGGCGCCGATCCGATGTCGCCGGAGGTGCGCCCGCTGGCGCAAGGGGTCTGGGGGGTGAAGCTGACTCCGGAGGTCGCGCTCCGCGAGTATGGCGGAATGATCCTGAAGAGTCAGGCCGTCTATGGCGCCGTGTTCGACAACAACTACGTCCGTAGCTTCTTTGCGGGCGTGCCGGGTCTGTTCGAGTGGGCGATGCTGGGAAAAGCGTGGTTCCACTCGACGGAACTGATGGAAGACGGTCGCCATCGCTTCGACATCGTGCTGTTCGACGCTCCAGCAACGGGGCACGGCCTGGACATGCTGCGCGTGCCGAAGATCATCGTGGAAGTCGTGCCGCCCGGCGTGTTGCGCCGCGACGCGGAGCGCGCGTGGCAGATGTTCCAGGATCCCACTGCAACGGGGGTCGTCGTGGTGACCATTCCGGAAGAGATGCCGACCAACGAGACCCTGGAGCTGTTGGAAGCTCTGGACCAGGAGCTGGATCTCCCCGTTGCCCACGTCGTCATCAATGCGGTCATTCCCACGTTGTTCAGCGACGACGAGCGCACGGAACTCCTCGAAGACCGCACCCTGAACAAGGAACTGCCTGGCACCGCCGCGGTGGCCTGCGGCGTGCGCCGCGCCATTCGGGAACGGGTCCAGGAGCGGGCCTTGGCGCGCCTGCGGGAAGTGGCCCATCCCCGCGTGGAACTTCCCTGGCTTCCGGGGGACGCAACCACGCCCGCGGCGGTGAAAACCCTTGCCGACATCATAATTGCCCGTAACTAA
- a CDS encoding aldehyde dehydrogenase family protein, whose amino-acid sequence SLLEMVDEGLIDKISFTGSTEVGRKIGEICGRNLQVPSLELGGKNPLVVLADADLELAVEGALWASFGTAGQRCTSCGNIIADKRVMPTLRDQLVKRAKLLKIGEPLDEGIDYGPFINERFLQRWLSQRAVGLDDGAELLLDGKRIVPGEEPPGFSGDAARGVYATPRIFDRVKPEMRVFHEECFGPTVNLVEVDGLDEAIAVANGTPYGLTSAVYTRDARAMLRFKQEIRAGMTSINNSTTGAEAHMPFGGNGWSGNGTRESGIWVLDAYTRWQAVNVDLAGQLQKAQIDLTDAGPPEALALEPLLR is encoded by the coding sequence GTCCTTGCTGGAGATGGTCGACGAAGGGCTCATCGACAAGATCAGCTTCACTGGCTCCACGGAAGTGGGTCGCAAGATCGGAGAGATCTGCGGCCGCAATCTGCAGGTTCCCTCCTTGGAGCTGGGCGGCAAGAACCCCTTGGTCGTGCTGGCCGACGCGGACCTCGAGCTGGCGGTCGAGGGCGCGCTTTGGGCGTCCTTCGGTACGGCGGGACAACGCTGCACGAGCTGCGGCAACATCATCGCCGACAAGCGTGTGATGCCCACGCTGCGCGATCAGCTCGTCAAGCGCGCGAAGCTGCTCAAGATCGGCGAGCCTTTGGACGAGGGCATCGACTACGGCCCGTTCATCAACGAGCGCTTCCTCCAGCGCTGGCTCTCTCAACGAGCGGTCGGTCTGGACGATGGCGCTGAGCTATTGCTCGATGGCAAGCGCATCGTTCCGGGGGAGGAGCCGCCAGGGTTCTCTGGGGACGCCGCCCGAGGGGTGTATGCGACGCCACGCATCTTCGACCGCGTGAAGCCCGAGATGCGGGTCTTCCATGAGGAGTGCTTCGGTCCCACCGTCAACTTGGTGGAAGTCGACGGATTGGACGAGGCCATCGCGGTCGCAAACGGCACGCCCTACGGCCTGACGAGCGCCGTCTACACGCGCGACGCACGCGCCATGTTGCGCTTCAAACAGGAGATCCGCGCGGGCATGACCAGCATCAACAACTCGACGACCGGCGCCGAGGCGCACATGCCCTTCGGCGGCAACGGCTGGAGCGGCAATGGAACACGCGAAAGCGGGATCTGGGTGCTGGACGCCTACACGCGCTGGCAGGCCGTGAACGTGGACTTGGCAGGGCAACTTCAGAAGGCACAAATCGACCTGACCGATGCCGGTCCGCCCGAGGCTCTTGCCCTGGAGCCACTGCTGCGCTGA
- a CDS encoding OPT/YSL family transporter: MGFINASYAAKAMTGDAYSLWQMVRFAVVTSLVGMVFVLPLRELLILRETLPWPGSKATESVIRALVDRGDPKQPIYLVITIALAMTYVVLNDDGGFGVVPEGTALPIFGLAAYGAAISWSPFAIGGAYLMGFRTCVGFLAGGIALLVLAPHTPAPEAPHRYVWPGIGFLVSTGLTMMVLNWRVIVASLKSLVNLRGNVDDDDRIMKPRSLAIFAGIALTTTAAFGTLSIGLNLVLILVLVVIGGFLQNVIATRAAAQTAFNPARVMGVLLQGVTALAGGSSAATNLAGAGFVAGSGAQAGNLTGDMAYGRWLKVPARYQFWTQLLTVLPCAFVSAWVFQQIQGRTPLSLEGKGLPAPVAKMWAATALIFDGSTPMPPGALTAMGIAAALGVVYVLLESRPALEKYLPGSIGLGIGLVLPVAYDLAFFLGGVILWLLLGRLMKVREITLTTIAVGCIVAEGLGGVAKPILQELNIIPKG; this comes from the coding sequence TTGGGCTTCATCAACGCTTCCTACGCGGCCAAAGCGATGACCGGCGACGCCTATTCGCTTTGGCAAATGGTCAGGTTTGCGGTCGTCACCAGTCTGGTCGGCATGGTGTTCGTACTTCCGCTCCGCGAGCTGCTCATCTTGCGCGAGACGTTGCCGTGGCCTGGCTCCAAGGCCACCGAGAGTGTCATTCGCGCGCTGGTGGATCGTGGCGACCCCAAACAACCGATCTACCTGGTGATCACCATCGCGTTGGCGATGACCTACGTGGTGCTCAACGACGACGGTGGATTCGGCGTCGTGCCCGAGGGCACGGCGCTGCCGATTTTCGGCCTTGCCGCCTACGGCGCCGCCATCTCTTGGTCGCCCTTCGCCATCGGCGGCGCCTACTTGATGGGGTTCCGCACTTGCGTCGGATTCCTGGCGGGGGGCATCGCGCTCTTGGTGCTGGCGCCCCACACGCCGGCGCCCGAGGCGCCCCATCGCTACGTGTGGCCGGGCATCGGTTTCCTGGTCTCCACCGGCCTGACGATGATGGTACTCAACTGGCGAGTCATCGTCGCGAGCTTGAAGTCCCTGGTGAACTTGCGGGGCAACGTCGACGACGACGATCGCATCATGAAGCCTCGCTCGCTGGCGATCTTCGCAGGCATCGCCCTGACGACCACGGCGGCCTTCGGCACCCTGAGCATCGGGCTGAATCTGGTACTCATCTTGGTGCTGGTCGTGATCGGCGGCTTCCTGCAGAACGTGATCGCGACTCGGGCCGCTGCACAGACCGCGTTCAACCCCGCCCGCGTCATGGGCGTGCTGCTCCAGGGCGTAACCGCGCTGGCTGGCGGTTCTAGTGCTGCCACAAACCTCGCCGGTGCAGGTTTCGTAGCGGGTAGTGGCGCGCAAGCGGGCAACCTGACGGGGGACATGGCCTACGGGCGATGGCTCAAGGTACCAGCGCGCTATCAATTCTGGACGCAGCTCCTGACGGTGCTGCCTTGCGCCTTCGTGTCGGCCTGGGTGTTCCAGCAGATCCAGGGGCGCACGCCTCTGAGTCTCGAGGGCAAGGGCTTGCCAGCGCCCGTCGCAAAGATGTGGGCAGCGACTGCGCTCATCTTCGACGGCTCGACGCCGATGCCACCGGGAGCGCTGACGGCCATGGGGATTGCCGCTGCTCTGGGCGTCGTCTACGTCTTGCTCGAGAGTCGCCCGGCCTTGGAAAAGTACCTGCCTGGCTCGATTGGACTCGGCATCGGGTTGGTGCTGCCTGTGGCCTACGACCTGGCGTTCTTCCTTGGCGGCGTGATCCTGTGGCTACTGCTCGGTCGTTTGATGAAGGTCCGGGAAATCACGCTCACCACTATCGCCGTCGGCTGCATCGTCGCAGAGGGTCTCGGCGGCGTGGCCAAGCCGATCCTGCAGGAGCTCAATATCATCCCGAAAGGCTAG
- a CDS encoding ribonuclease H-like domain-containing protein, translating into MARQYLVLDIETVLDPELPISESAETERLPAPPHHRVVVIGCLLFDDQYRVQRLGVIGEGEDEASMLVEFARYLDRYRPDLVTFNGRGFDLPVIAARCLRHGVTLRHYYRSRDVRYRFTPEGHFDLMDFMADFGAAKPCKLDILAKLCGMPGKVGVDGKDVGPLVHAGRLGEVRDYCLCDVAQTAAVFLRVQLLRGELSTDAYQQAMRGFVEFIKADPRLLPVTRSMNEERLLFTAPGQASRAETEERS; encoded by the coding sequence ATGGCTCGCCAGTACCTGGTCCTCGACATCGAGACCGTTCTCGACCCGGAGCTGCCCATCTCCGAGTCCGCCGAGACCGAGCGTCTACCGGCACCTCCGCATCATCGGGTGGTGGTGATCGGCTGTCTGCTGTTCGATGACCAGTACCGGGTCCAACGTCTCGGCGTCATCGGTGAAGGTGAAGACGAGGCCAGCATGCTGGTGGAGTTCGCCCGCTACCTCGACCGCTACCGGCCGGACCTGGTGACCTTCAACGGCCGCGGCTTCGACCTGCCCGTGATTGCCGCGCGCTGTTTGCGTCATGGCGTGACGTTGCGCCACTACTATCGCTCGCGGGACGTGCGCTATCGCTTCACGCCGGAGGGGCACTTCGACCTGATGGACTTCATGGCCGACTTCGGCGCGGCGAAGCCCTGCAAGCTCGACATCCTGGCGAAGCTCTGCGGCATGCCCGGCAAGGTGGGCGTGGATGGCAAGGACGTCGGTCCTTTGGTGCACGCCGGGCGCTTGGGCGAGGTCCGCGACTACTGCTTGTGCGACGTGGCGCAAACCGCCGCGGTGTTTCTGCGGGTACAGCTGCTGCGCGGCGAACTCTCGACGGATGCGTATCAGCAGGCGATGCGGGGCTTCGTGGAGTTCATCAAAGCTGACCCGCGCCTGCTGCCCGTCACGCGCAGCATGAACGAGGAGCGACTCTTGTTCACGGCCCCGGGTCAGGCCTCTCGAGCCGAGACCGAGGAGCGATCATGA
- a CDS encoding protein kinase: MSPSPEPDRVLLGRYRLQERVDEGGMGQIWRAEHLVLGAPVAVKIVDRDLSRDEEALARFNREAQAAAQLRSPHVVQILDYGIDGGLPFIVMELLEGETLARRLKREKRLSPETTSRVVSHMARAISRAHEAGIVHRDLKPENVFLVHNEDEEIAKVLDFGVAKVESSTLGPKGERTRTGSLLGTPFYMSPEQAQGNKTVDFRTDLWALGVIAFECITGKRPFESEGLGDLVLSICVRPIPVPSEFGPVPSGFDEWFAKATEREPADRFQSARELAESLRDLFADSTGEVQVTVPEGEDEWGAAPAQPAAVSANARTIQAPVRFSEASADTIAQVPQDIPVTGDTMASVVPVRRSPRPWVVVSVALAALAAGGATGIALMKSETTDAAPIEDTVSRPALDTRPIVKAGARGRPATKAVATDSSGAPAASDSANAMAKEEEEPASKSVRDAAADGLSPAAQRAAAIMKGLVEPDGGSGAPAPSGAP; encoded by the coding sequence ATGTCCCCGAGCCCCGAGCCTGACCGCGTGCTGCTCGGCCGCTATCGCCTCCAAGAGCGCGTCGACGAGGGCGGCATGGGGCAGATTTGGCGTGCCGAGCACCTGGTGTTGGGCGCGCCGGTCGCGGTGAAGATCGTGGATCGGGACTTGAGCCGCGACGAGGAGGCCCTGGCCCGCTTCAATCGGGAGGCCCAGGCTGCCGCTCAGTTGCGGAGCCCACACGTCGTTCAGATCCTCGACTACGGCATCGACGGCGGGTTGCCCTTCATCGTCATGGAGTTGCTCGAGGGCGAGACCCTCGCCCGCCGCCTCAAGCGCGAGAAGCGACTCTCACCCGAGACGACGTCACGCGTCGTCAGCCACATGGCACGAGCGATTTCCCGGGCGCACGAAGCGGGGATCGTGCATCGAGATCTCAAGCCCGAAAACGTGTTCCTGGTTCACAACGAGGACGAAGAGATCGCGAAGGTCCTCGACTTCGGTGTGGCCAAAGTCGAGTCCTCGACGCTCGGTCCGAAAGGAGAGCGCACCCGCACTGGGTCCTTGTTGGGAACCCCGTTCTACATGAGTCCGGAGCAGGCCCAGGGCAACAAGACCGTCGACTTTCGTACGGACCTGTGGGCTCTGGGCGTGATCGCCTTCGAGTGCATCACCGGCAAGCGACCCTTCGAGAGCGAGGGGCTGGGTGACCTGGTGCTGTCGATCTGCGTACGACCGATCCCCGTTCCGTCGGAGTTCGGACCGGTGCCCTCAGGCTTCGACGAGTGGTTCGCCAAAGCCACCGAGCGCGAACCTGCGGACCGCTTTCAGTCGGCGCGGGAACTCGCCGAATCCCTCAGGGACCTGTTCGCGGATTCCACCGGCGAGGTTCAGGTCACCGTGCCGGAGGGTGAAGACGAGTGGGGCGCCGCGCCTGCGCAACCTGCCGCGGTGAGCGCCAACGCCCGCACGATTCAGGCCCCTGTTCGCTTTTCCGAGGCTTCCGCGGACACGATTGCCCAAGTGCCCCAGGACATTCCCGTGACGGGCGACACCATGGCGTCGGTGGTTCCCGTGCGGCGCAGCCCGCGCCCGTGGGTGGTCGTCAGCGTGGCGCTGGCTGCGTTGGCCGCGGGCGGCGCGACAGGCATCGCGTTGATGAAGAGCGAAACGACGGACGCTGCACCAATAGAGGACACGGTGTCACGCCCCGCCCTGGACACGCGTCCCATCGTCAAGGCTGGGGCGCGCGGTCGCCCCGCGACGAAGGCTGTCGCAACCGACAGCAGCGGGGCGCCCGCCGCCTCGGATTCCGCAAACGCCATGGCCAAAGAAGAGGAAGAGCCCGCATCGAAGTCGGTGCGTGATGCAGCCGCGGACGGCCTCAGCCCCGCGGCGCAACGTGCGGCCGCAATCATGAAGGGTCTCGTCGAGCCGGATGGGGGCTCCGGCGCACCCGCGCCAAGCGGGGCGCCCTGA
- a CDS encoding riboflavin synthase, producing the protein MFTGLVEKTGILRAREARGPGYRIAIEVDLGSLALGESIAVSGVCLTVIDVLEPGFAADVSRETVEKTTLGRCTVGSAVNLERALAVGDRLGGHWVSGHVDGIASVKSITNAGEAWVVRVAPPAELMPYLAPKGSVTLDGVSLTINAARESDFDIALIPHTRTVTNFSALRTGSELNLEVDVLARYVVHYLSRVGGAPARDARLADALVRAGLMSPEENG; encoded by the coding sequence ATGTTCACGGGTTTGGTGGAGAAGACCGGGATCTTGCGCGCGCGTGAAGCGCGCGGACCTGGCTACCGCATCGCCATCGAGGTGGACCTGGGTTCTCTGGCCCTGGGCGAGAGCATCGCCGTTTCGGGAGTGTGCCTGACGGTGATCGACGTGCTCGAACCCGGCTTCGCCGCGGACGTGTCGCGGGAGACCGTGGAGAAGACCACGTTGGGTCGCTGCACGGTCGGCAGCGCCGTGAATCTGGAGCGTGCCCTGGCGGTGGGAGATCGGCTCGGTGGCCACTGGGTCAGCGGGCATGTGGACGGCATCGCGAGCGTGAAGAGCATCACCAACGCGGGTGAGGCATGGGTCGTGCGCGTGGCGCCACCTGCGGAGCTGATGCCCTACCTGGCGCCCAAAGGCTCGGTGACCCTCGACGGCGTGTCACTGACGATCAACGCGGCACGCGAGAGTGATTTCGACATCGCGCTTATCCCGCATACGCGCACCGTCACCAACTTCAGCGCGCTGCGAACGGGCAGCGAGCTCAATCTGGAAGTCGACGTCTTGGCGCGCTACGTCGTCCACTATCTTTCACGCGTCGGCGGCGCGCCTGCCCGCGATGCGCGCCTGGCGGATGCCCTGGTGCGCGCGGGGCTGATGTCCCCGGAGGAAAATGGCTAG
- the alr gene encoding alanine racemase, with amino-acid sequence MTLTHPMIAPGSSALATPLPRVLRPQRAVPSDAVRPTRAEINLAALRHNLRVLQRVAGGAEVCCVLKADGYGHGSKAVARTLERAGATRMCVALLEEGIELRQAGIRKPILVMGGHYGRAWGELLRHDLTPVVHDVGQVAQLAEEVRYSGAGSVGVHLKIDTGMARLGVMPEEMPAVAEAFHRHPEVRLEGVMTHFACADSDDVESVDGQMDSFDRACQALLDRGVNIPLRHAANSAATLRCPRARLDAVRPGIALFGVTPDASWLPELRPVMRVSSEIVALRQIQPGMSVGYGATWRASRPSRIATLPMGYADGLARGLSNKGSVLVRGKRAPIVGVVSMDMTMVDVTDIDGANVGDECVVLGSQKGPLGEEHIGAAEIAEQLGTIPWEVLTAVSRRVPRFYREP; translated from the coding sequence ATGACGCTGACCCACCCCATGATCGCGCCCGGCAGCTCGGCCCTCGCGACCCCGCTGCCCCGCGTGCTGCGTCCCCAACGAGCCGTGCCCTCGGATGCGGTGCGGCCGACCCGAGCGGAGATCAATCTGGCGGCCCTGCGCCACAATCTCCGCGTGCTGCAGCGGGTGGCAGGCGGCGCCGAGGTCTGCTGCGTGCTCAAGGCGGACGGATACGGTCATGGCTCGAAGGCCGTGGCCCGCACCTTGGAGCGAGCCGGCGCGACGCGCATGTGCGTGGCGCTGCTGGAGGAAGGCATCGAGCTGCGGCAGGCAGGGATCCGCAAGCCCATCCTGGTCATGGGCGGGCACTACGGGCGCGCCTGGGGTGAACTGCTGCGCCATGACCTCACGCCCGTCGTTCATGACGTGGGCCAGGTCGCTCAGCTAGCCGAAGAAGTTCGCTACAGCGGCGCCGGATCTGTCGGCGTGCATCTGAAGATCGACACCGGAATGGCGCGCCTCGGCGTGATGCCCGAAGAGATGCCAGCCGTGGCCGAGGCCTTTCACCGCCACCCGGAGGTTCGCCTCGAGGGCGTGATGACGCACTTCGCGTGTGCGGACTCCGACGACGTCGAAAGCGTCGATGGGCAGATGGACAGCTTCGATCGCGCCTGCCAGGCCTTGCTCGATCGCGGCGTGAACATCCCGCTGCGTCATGCCGCGAACAGCGCCGCCACCCTGCGCTGTCCTCGCGCGCGCCTCGACGCCGTCCGACCGGGCATCGCTCTCTTTGGCGTGACTCCCGACGCCAGTTGGCTTCCCGAGCTGCGTCCGGTGATGCGCGTGTCGAGTGAGATCGTGGCGCTCCGGCAAATCCAGCCCGGCATGAGCGTTGGCTACGGCGCCACCTGGCGCGCCAGCCGCCCCAGCCGCATCGCAACGCTGCCCATGGGCTACGCCGACGGCCTGGCGCGAGGCCTTTCGAACAAGGGTTCGGTGCTGGTCCGCGGCAAGCGTGCGCCGATCGTCGGCGTCGTCAGCATGGACATGACGATGGTCGACGTGACGGATATCGACGGCGCCAACGTCGGCGACGAGTGCGTCGTTCTGGGATCGCAAAAGGGTCCCTTGGGCGAGGAGCACATTGGTGCCGCCGAGATCGCCGAACAGCTCGGCACCATCCCCTGGGAAGTGCTGACCGCCGTTTCGCGCCGCGTCCCCCGCTTCTACCGCGAACCCTGA
- a CDS encoding 4a-hydroxytetrahydrobiopterin dehydratase codes for MTDLRTKRCVPCEGGVPPLDAEGIERLLASVPAWSLGEAGGVILRRFSFQDFHHTMEFVNAVAWIAHREDHHPDLVVSWGACEVRYTTHAAGGLTENDFICAAKVDALLE; via the coding sequence ATGACCGACTTGCGGACCAAACGCTGTGTGCCCTGTGAAGGCGGCGTCCCGCCCCTCGATGCGGAAGGAATCGAACGTCTGTTGGCGAGCGTGCCGGCGTGGTCGCTAGGCGAAGCGGGTGGCGTCATCCTGCGGCGCTTCAGCTTTCAGGACTTCCATCACACCATGGAGTTCGTCAACGCCGTCGCTTGGATCGCGCACCGCGAGGACCACCATCCGGATCTGGTCGTGAGCTGGGGTGCGTGCGAGGTGCGCTACACCACGCACGCCGCGGGCGGATTGACGGAAAACGACTTCATCTGCGCCGCGAAGGTGGATGCACTGCTGGAGTGA
- the ribE gene encoding 6,7-dimethyl-8-ribityllumazine synthase, with translation MSNPEVIEGALVQPSGARFAIVASRFNEFIVSALISGARDALTRHGVADEAVVLVRVPGSWELPQVCARLAASGKVDAVIALGAVIRGGTPHFDYVAAEAAKGLAHAGTPQVPVVFGVLTTDSIEQAVERAGTKAGNKGFDAAISAIEMVNLGRALTKAGY, from the coding sequence ATGTCGAATCCCGAAGTCATCGAAGGCGCTCTGGTTCAGCCCAGTGGTGCGCGCTTTGCCATCGTTGCCTCGCGCTTCAACGAGTTCATCGTCAGCGCGTTGATCTCTGGCGCGCGCGACGCGCTCACGCGCCATGGCGTTGCGGACGAGGCCGTGGTGCTGGTGCGAGTGCCCGGGTCCTGGGAGCTACCGCAGGTCTGCGCGCGCCTAGCCGCTTCGGGCAAGGTGGACGCCGTCATCGCGCTTGGCGCCGTGATTCGCGGTGGCACGCCGCACTTCGACTACGTGGCCGCCGAGGCGGCCAAGGGCCTGGCCCACGCCGGGACTCCCCAAGTGCCGGTGGTGTTCGGAGTGCTGACCACCGACAGCATCGAGCAAGCCGTGGAGCGCGCAGGCACGAAGGCCGGGAACAAAGGATTCGACGCCGCGATCAGTGCGATCGAGATGGTGAACCTCGGCCGCGCTCTCACCAAAGCGGGATACTGA
- a CDS encoding M17 family peptidase N-terminal domain-containing protein, with product MDLRFIAPNLRKLDLAASEVLAACVFENERPPHGVAGLVDFRLAGRISALMQRGHLTGELGEVALVPGKPRLSFDKVLLFGAGPQETFNDRVFGIVAERMLDTLANLRARSAVVQLPGRHAEAIEPDRAADLLLERAATRPEHDLWTLVEPPEAQRVIHQRMIQERRRVRTQ from the coding sequence ATGGACCTGCGCTTCATCGCCCCCAACCTTCGCAAGCTCGATCTGGCGGCTAGCGAGGTGCTGGCAGCGTGCGTGTTCGAAAACGAACGTCCACCCCATGGAGTGGCTGGCCTGGTGGACTTTCGCTTGGCGGGGCGGATCTCCGCCCTGATGCAGCGCGGACACTTGACCGGCGAACTCGGCGAAGTGGCCCTGGTGCCGGGCAAGCCGCGCCTGAGTTTCGACAAGGTGCTGCTGTTCGGCGCGGGGCCGCAGGAAACCTTCAACGATCGTGTGTTCGGCATCGTGGCCGAACGCATGCTGGACACCCTGGCGAACCTGCGCGCACGCAGCGCGGTCGTGCAACTGCCGGGACGACACGCCGAAGCCATCGAACCCGACCGCGCCGCGGACCTGCTGCTGGAACGCGCCGCGACGCGGCCAGAGCATGACCTCTGGACGCTCGTGGAGCCGCCTGAAGCTCAGCGGGTGATCCACCAGCGCATGATCCAAGAGCGCCGCCGCGTCCGTACGCAGTGA